The Ziziphus jujuba cultivar Dongzao chromosome 5, ASM3175591v1 genome segment aagaaaggatACACACACACCCCCCAAAGATAGGATTTTCCCATGAGGAACTTGAGTGggagatttttgttttatgctctGTTTGCTTTgtgtttctctctcttcttatcTTTAAGAGAAATTAGAATATGATTTTTGAATGGTTAAGTGGTGAAGATGACTCAGTCCACAACAATAATGCCTTCATGATTGAGATGTTGACCTTAACTATACAAACAAAATTCCTCTACGCTGGACTGGACTGGACCACTGTCTACACGTGTGTGTGGGTCTCCAACTCACCCCCACCCAAACGGTAAaagaacaaatttgaaaaaaaaaatttgcagtgTGCCCCctatctttttaataattttcactTTTAATCCCCGTTCACCACCgtctgatgatgatgatgggaaTGTTCCAAGTTGGGACTAATTTAGTCACATTATCTTGTGTAGACCTCACTTGACCTGTGttttcttgatttttctatTCCGTTGTTTCGCTCTTTCAAAATTGATTGATGGGAGAAGGATATGAATCCCAAGATTGGCTACTGCATGTCATGTTTTGAGGTTATTCTTGCTGATACCTTTGTGACAAAAATCATGATGGGCCATatattcctctctctctctctctctctctctctctctctctctctaaccatGAAATATCATTTGCATTTAATTAGGCACCATACCCCAAAAGTATATTTGGGGTCCTGTGTAAGAGTCTCATCATCTTTCACATCTAAACAACACCGTTAACTCATTAGACGTTCATATATAGATCTAGGGAGTGAGTTTGATTATGAAAGGAAGAGTGGCCTAAATACcacaaaaatgtttttttttttttttaaaatggtaaaaatacaACGATCTTATAAATtattcaactatatatatatatatatgtaccatTCAAATTCTCATTGGGAATACATAGTATATGGTAAAAGCGAAAGGAAcattaaaaatacaaagattCCTCTGGGAGATGGGGTTGCATATTTCTGTGTGTACGTGTACATAACCTTTCCCCTCGGGGACCCTTCTCATTTGGCAAAAATTAAAACGAAGACACATACCCAAAGATAAAGTCTCTGCCTCGCCAATCCCATCTACCTTTTACGAGCAATTTTGGATCTTAGCCATCTCCATTTCCCAAATCAGTCCCCCCACTTTAGCTGTTAGATTTGACAAGGACCCACCGACCTATTAAAATACAGCTAAATTTATCGTTTCCATTCCAATTCTATTGGTGACCACAAGCCCCTTCCTCAATGacacaatcataataataataataataataataataaagaagtaaataaattaaacacttGCATATGTAAGTTATGCTTTTGCATTTCTTTTGCACAAAAGACATTCCAACCCCAACTGCTGACTGAcaagactctctctctctccactgCTTCTTAATCCTCTTATCTTTCCCCAAAGCTTTTGGTTGTATCCTTAGAACCAAacacatttcaaaaaaaaaaaggtgagagagaaaatttcagaTCCTTATTATTAGACTTCCAACCAATCCTTTTGAGTTATGGACTCCAATCATCTCCAACACATCACCAGCGTAGACAAAGCTTCTGTAGACAAGAAGCAGCATGAAGATGGGAAGAAGCTGTTAAAACAACTTCATCATCAAGGTAACAAAGaaagccaaagccaaagccaaagccAACCAGTTTCATTTTCCCCTGCCTCACCACCTTCAGCTTCTTCCTCTCCTTCTCATGAATTCTCTTTCACAATCTCCCTCCACCACTCTTCCTCCAACATCAACACCACTACCACCACAACTACCCCAGCTGACAAAGCAACCAATAGTAATAAACCTCCACCTTCACTCGCCATCGATTTATCTCCCGCCGACGACATTTTCTTCCATGGCCATTTGCTTCCTCTCCACCTTCTCTCTCACCTCCCTGTCTCTCCTCGCACCTCTACCAATTCCATGGACAGCTTCACCCTCCCCGTCAAAGACTTATCAGACAATCAAAAACCAACCAAAGAAAGCAACATCAATTGCAacaccaccacctccaccatCAGCCATAATAATAGCAACAAGAAGATCAGCAACAGCAAAAAAAGCCAAATCAGCAgcaataagaatattaataatagtgatGAGACGATG includes the following:
- the LOC107420895 gene encoding BRI1 kinase inhibitor 1 codes for the protein MDSNHLQHITSVDKASVDKKQHEDGKKLLKQLHHQGNKESQSQSQSQPVSFSPASPPSASSSPSHEFSFTISLHHSSSNINTTTTTTTPADKATNSNKPPPSLAIDLSPADDIFFHGHLLPLHLLSHLPVSPRTSTNSMDSFTLPVKDLSDNQKPTKESNINCNTTTSTISHNNSNKKISNSKKSQISSNKNINNSDETMNGGRSNKCKSSFSLLGFTRWRKGCEEVREIGEDKEEKQKRKLLRFDLSQVVKRYMRMVQPLLFFKGRRDNMRLNRQAYSFSGNLAVRNNKPADLRGRRGEFSAPASMRTSPSNSGLLVATATLPSSTSDSTMEELQAAIQAAIAHCKNSIASDDKLKC